In one Polycladomyces subterraneus genomic region, the following are encoded:
- a CDS encoding MFS transporter, protein MGILNRLNRLDRQAWLLLAISGLFAVSTALSNTFVNVYLWKLKRDYGLIGWFNLLQYAAMAVTFIVAGRIAKSVDRVIVIRWGVAVHALFYLCVLLLGDGSARYISWLGTLLGIGAGLFWLAFNVLYFEITERNNRDVFNGMNGFLGSVAGIVAPLLSGWIITRVDRLTGYRIVFGLSMAIFLAAVVVSFLLKRRKVEGEYQLVSVLRQSFSMKERWRWVMAASVAQGAREGVFAFLVALLIYVTTQNEMVLGSFLTVSSLVSLIAFLLVGRYLRIQWRDESIFVGTLMMGVVVLPFVWKVDTWSLFLLGVGAALFYPLYMVPLTSTVFDVIGENKTTARLRIEYVVARELALNLGRVLSLALFLWWVSKTNDWEELRWLLLIIGFVQVFVWWTLRHVPPMPMTTKPKPGSS, encoded by the coding sequence ATGGGCATACTCAACAGATTGAATCGACTGGATCGGCAAGCTTGGTTGTTGTTGGCGATAAGTGGATTATTTGCTGTCTCCACTGCGTTGTCCAACACGTTCGTCAATGTGTATCTGTGGAAGCTAAAACGGGACTATGGCTTGATCGGTTGGTTTAACCTGCTCCAGTATGCGGCGATGGCGGTCACGTTTATCGTGGCCGGCCGCATAGCCAAAAGTGTCGATCGGGTGATCGTGATCCGTTGGGGAGTGGCCGTGCATGCATTGTTCTATTTATGTGTGCTGTTGCTTGGAGACGGATCGGCCCGATACATTTCTTGGTTGGGCACCCTGCTCGGAATCGGAGCAGGGCTGTTCTGGTTGGCGTTCAACGTTTTGTACTTTGAAATCACCGAGCGGAACAACCGGGATGTGTTCAACGGGATGAACGGATTTTTGGGGTCGGTAGCCGGAATCGTAGCCCCGCTGTTATCCGGTTGGATCATTACGCGCGTGGACAGATTGACGGGGTATCGTATCGTTTTTGGCCTTTCCATGGCCATTTTTCTGGCGGCGGTCGTGGTCAGTTTTTTGTTGAAACGCCGCAAAGTGGAGGGGGAGTACCAGTTGGTCAGCGTACTCCGGCAGTCCTTTAGCATGAAAGAGCGATGGCGGTGGGTGATGGCAGCCAGTGTAGCTCAAGGGGCACGTGAAGGGGTGTTTGCTTTTCTGGTAGCACTGCTCATTTATGTCACCACGCAAAACGAGATGGTATTGGGCAGTTTTCTGACAGTCAGCTCACTGGTTTCCCTGATCGCTTTTTTGTTGGTGGGCCGTTATCTACGTATCCAATGGCGCGATGAAAGCATATTTGTCGGTACTTTGATGATGGGTGTGGTCGTCCTGCCGTTTGTCTGGAAGGTGGACACATGGTCATTGTTTCTGTTGGGGGTGGGAGCAGCCCTGTTTTATCCCCTCTACATGGTGCCGCTGACATCCACCGTCTTCGATGTGATCGGTGAAAACAAGACAACGGCCCGTCTGCGGATCGAATATGTGGTGGCGCGGGAATTGGCATTAAATTTGGGAAGGGTACTGAGTCTGGCGTTATTTTTGTGGTGGGTGAGCAAAACGAATGATTGGGAAGAGCTGCGTTGGCTGTTGCTGATCATCGGTTTTGTCCAGGTCTTTGTTTGGTGGACACTGCGACACGTGCCGCCAATGCCGATGACCACCAAACCGAAACCAGGAAGCTCCTAA
- a CDS encoding rhomboid family intramembrane serine protease, producing the protein MFGHTQIPLQRFPYYFPVVTGILAVQTVLFAMMTLQGGTTDPEVLIRYGAYESTLVSQGEWWRLVIPVFLHIGWMHFLFNSFALYLLGPQLEWLMGRIWFLLLYLACGTIGNLVTYWLDYSVITAGASGSIYGLFGVYLYLYWRRSIDPETGKGLVALVGINLLISLFQPNINLAAHLGGLLAGFLLTEPLLRLRRHS; encoded by the coding sequence GTGTTTGGGCACACGCAAATCCCGTTACAGCGATTTCCATATTATTTCCCGGTCGTTACCGGCATTCTCGCGGTGCAAACGGTGTTGTTCGCCATGATGACATTGCAGGGCGGGACGACCGACCCGGAGGTGCTCATCCGTTACGGTGCCTACGAAAGCACGCTGGTGTCGCAAGGTGAATGGTGGCGACTGGTTATTCCCGTGTTTCTTCATATCGGATGGATGCATTTTTTGTTCAACAGTTTTGCCTTATACCTGTTGGGACCGCAGTTGGAATGGTTGATGGGGAGGATCTGGTTTTTGCTGTTGTATCTTGCTTGCGGAACGATCGGTAACCTGGTTACTTATTGGCTGGATTATTCAGTCATTACGGCCGGAGCGTCAGGGTCCATATACGGCCTGTTCGGTGTTTATCTGTATCTGTACTGGCGACGTTCAATTGATCCGGAAACCGGAAAGGGATTGGTGGCGCTTGTCGGGATCAATCTGTTGATCAGCTTGTTTCAACCCAATATCAACTTGGCGGCTCATTTGGGCGGGTTGTTGGCGGGTTTTCTGCTGACGGAACCTTTGTTGCGGTTGCGTAGACATTCCTAA
- the asd gene encoding archaetidylserine decarboxylase (Phosphatidylserine decarboxylase is synthesized as a single chain precursor. Generation of the pyruvoyl active site from a Ser is coupled to cleavage of a Gly-Ser bond between the larger (beta) and smaller (alpha chains). It is an integral membrane protein.): MKDRMLLTLLHALPKKTISRWMGRFARSPVSKRFIPYYIKRFDINLSEIEKPWEEYESLMEFFVRRLKPGARPVDPSPDTVVSPVDGTISQLGTITRDTLIQAKGLDYQLEDLLGGDGERAKQFENGTFVTIYLSPRDYHRIHAPIKGRIQGLTYIPGTLFPVNTFGVRAVRGLFVRNERLITYLTSPELGTVAVIKVGATNVGSVKVTYDPEIVTNRPRQKQLEKKSYDPEPELEKGEEMGRFEFGSTVILLFEKGKIQWCRDWRPEDPVQMGQPIAKAASRI; encoded by the coding sequence ATGAAAGACCGGATGTTGTTGACCTTGTTGCATGCATTGCCCAAAAAAACGATATCCCGGTGGATGGGGCGTTTCGCACGCAGTCCGGTAAGCAAACGCTTTATTCCTTATTACATCAAACGATTTGACATCAACCTGTCAGAAATCGAAAAGCCATGGGAAGAATATGAAAGCTTGATGGAGTTTTTCGTTCGACGACTGAAACCGGGAGCGCGGCCGGTCGATCCTTCTCCTGATACGGTAGTGAGCCCGGTGGACGGTACCATTTCCCAGCTCGGAACAATCACCCGAGACACGCTGATCCAGGCAAAGGGGTTGGATTATCAGTTGGAGGACCTGTTGGGGGGAGATGGTGAGCGGGCTAAACAATTTGAAAACGGAACATTTGTTACCATTTATCTGAGTCCGCGCGACTATCATCGGATTCATGCCCCGATTAAAGGGCGTATCCAGGGTTTGACCTACATTCCGGGCACGCTGTTTCCGGTCAATACATTCGGTGTTCGAGCCGTTCGCGGTTTGTTCGTGCGCAATGAACGTTTGATCACCTATCTGACTTCCCCGGAATTGGGAACGGTGGCCGTTATCAAAGTGGGTGCGACTAACGTGGGGAGTGTCAAAGTGACATACGACCCGGAAATCGTCACCAATCGGCCACGCCAAAAGCAATTGGAGAAGAAATCATACGATCCCGAACCGGAATTGGAAAAAGGGGAAGAAATGGGACGGTTTGAGTTTGGTTCCACTGTCATTTTGTTGTTTGAAAAAGGAAAGATACAATGGTGTCGGGATTGGCGTCCAGAGGATCCAGTTCAAATGGGCCAACCCATCGCCAAGGCGGCTTCACGGATCTGA
- a CDS encoding gamma-type small acid-soluble spore protein: MYQKGTPKTNAQQVRQQNRQSAGQAYQTEFATESAGAAGAQTNAQRVRQQNQQSAGRQAFQTEFATESAGAAGAQTNAQQVRQQNQQSQSRKQQNQQ; this comes from the coding sequence ATGTACCAAAAAGGTACGCCGAAAACCAACGCTCAACAGGTCCGTCAGCAAAACCGTCAGTCTGCGGGCCAAGCGTATCAAACCGAATTCGCTACTGAATCGGCCGGTGCTGCTGGTGCCCAAACGAACGCTCAACGCGTGCGCCAACAAAACCAACAGTCTGCGGGCCGTCAGGCGTTCCAAACCGAATTCGCTACTGAATCGGCCGGTGCTGCTGGTGCTCAAACGAACGCTCAACAAGTTCGTCAACAAAACCAACAGTCCCAAAGCCGTAAACAGCAAAACCAACAGTAA
- a CDS encoding DUF502 domain-containing protein translates to MKQWRVMKRLTVYFLNGLLVVLPLAGTVYLLRYVYQLLNGWGMIWLPDRLEFPGLGVLVVIGFVLLVGFLARLWVTKKLLDWMESIIQRLPLIKGIYSTLKDTIHSFFGEKKSFDTVVFVTVAGTKRIGFLTVKEPCFTTRDGKEYVGVYFPQSLQFAGDLHWFERSEIEVLDLPVDEALRMVLSAGVAGKSK, encoded by the coding sequence ATGAAACAGTGGCGCGTGATGAAAAGACTGACTGTCTATTTTCTAAACGGATTGTTGGTCGTTCTGCCACTGGCGGGTACCGTTTACCTGTTGCGCTATGTATATCAACTACTTAACGGCTGGGGAATGATTTGGTTGCCCGATCGCTTGGAATTTCCGGGGCTGGGTGTATTGGTTGTCATCGGCTTTGTCCTCTTGGTCGGGTTTCTCGCCCGTTTGTGGGTGACGAAAAAGCTGCTGGACTGGATGGAGTCCATCATTCAACGTCTACCGCTCATCAAGGGAATTTACAGCACACTGAAGGATACCATTCACTCCTTTTTTGGAGAGAAAAAATCGTTTGATACCGTGGTCTTTGTCACTGTGGCGGGAACAAAACGGATCGGTTTTCTGACCGTGAAAGAACCGTGCTTTACCACCCGAGACGGGAAAGAGTACGTCGGTGTGTATTTTCCCCAGAGTTTGCAGTTTGCCGGGGATTTGCATTGGTTTGAACGGAGTGAGATCGAGGTGTTGGACCTTCCCGTTGACGAAGCGCTTCGCATGGTGTTGTCAGCCGGTGTGGCAGGAAAATCGAAATAA
- a CDS encoding peptidoglycan D,D-transpeptidase FtsI family protein gives MIGMIRPRHHMTPKEMSFQRLHVLWLVVFLLFVVLVLRLSWVQLGGGERYHRLAAENNFKQIPVLAPRGNIYDRSGKPIVTNQSLYTAIYLETDDSKERKLATAKRLAQVLHLPLEEVLQSMDVGLDAKGNDVPRREPPYYPKKIKDRLTEREVVQLVENPSLFPGINVIMEPLRKYRDDTFAVQTIGYVRPFAGAKSSLKKYKSAAEKPDQGGYLDWEQVGMDGIEYSYQDQLRGKHGYRLVRVNSSGKVVQVLKEVHPRPGNSLYLTLDEQMQLETEKFIEEHLRHLRTMGGQNQAPYAKSAYAVAMEVKTGKIRAMVSYPDYDPGIWNRRVSTKDYENLRFRIRNGTIEEAPFDASGYDNPDRVVNRHPFSVLPLGSTFKPLMVLMGLQEKLITPWTYWTDPGKFYYAKATPPIRNAGGHNYGVLNPIRALQKSSNTFMAWLGTKWYRRDKDEALKKFINYTHLFGLGVPTGVRLKGEQDGTEDYRSIAKRFSGLGAMALASFGQAQRYTTLQLAQYAATLANKGVRLRPQLVEKIVDANNKVVEETKPEVLNRATINPQYFDTVTKGMVAVTQPGGTAAQLFKGLPFQVAAKTGTSEQDIPGRGRVENSVFIAFAPADNPQIAVAVVVPEGGYGAVGAGPIAEKMIQLYYQRFMQNQAR, from the coding sequence ATGATCGGGATGATCAGACCGAGGCATCACATGACACCGAAAGAGATGAGTTTCCAACGGTTGCATGTGTTGTGGTTGGTTGTTTTTCTACTTTTTGTGGTGTTGGTTCTAAGATTGAGTTGGGTGCAGTTGGGCGGCGGTGAACGGTATCATCGCCTCGCTGCTGAGAACAACTTCAAGCAAATTCCCGTTCTTGCCCCAAGGGGCAATATCTACGACCGGAGCGGCAAACCGATTGTGACCAACCAATCGCTATATACGGCCATTTATTTGGAAACGGATGACTCGAAAGAACGAAAGCTGGCGACTGCCAAACGGTTGGCCCAAGTATTGCATCTGCCGTTGGAAGAAGTCCTTCAGTCTATGGATGTGGGTCTGGATGCCAAAGGAAATGATGTGCCCCGCAGAGAGCCTCCCTATTATCCGAAAAAGATCAAGGACCGCCTGACGGAACGAGAAGTGGTCCAACTGGTGGAAAATCCGTCCCTGTTTCCCGGAATTAACGTGATCATGGAACCCCTGCGAAAATATCGGGATGATACGTTTGCAGTACAGACGATCGGCTACGTCCGGCCGTTCGCAGGGGCAAAATCCTCCTTGAAAAAATACAAATCGGCTGCGGAAAAGCCGGATCAAGGGGGGTACCTGGATTGGGAGCAGGTGGGGATGGACGGAATCGAGTACAGCTACCAGGACCAATTGCGCGGCAAGCACGGATACCGTCTGGTGAGGGTCAATTCATCGGGTAAAGTGGTGCAGGTGCTCAAAGAGGTGCATCCTCGACCGGGTAACAGCTTATACTTGACATTGGATGAACAAATGCAGTTGGAGACGGAGAAGTTTATCGAGGAGCATTTGCGCCATTTACGGACGATGGGAGGCCAAAATCAGGCGCCGTATGCCAAATCGGCCTACGCGGTGGCGATGGAAGTCAAAACGGGTAAGATTCGGGCGATGGTCAGTTACCCCGACTATGATCCAGGTATTTGGAATCGGCGTGTTTCGACCAAAGACTACGAAAACCTGCGATTTAGGATTCGCAACGGCACGATCGAAGAGGCGCCATTTGATGCCAGCGGTTACGATAACCCGGACCGGGTGGTAAACCGGCATCCGTTTTCAGTGTTGCCATTGGGGTCTACGTTTAAGCCGCTAATGGTTTTGATGGGGCTTCAGGAAAAACTGATCACACCGTGGACGTATTGGACCGACCCCGGGAAATTTTACTATGCGAAAGCGACTCCGCCCATCCGTAATGCCGGCGGGCACAACTACGGCGTGCTGAATCCGATCCGGGCGCTGCAAAAATCCTCCAACACCTTCATGGCATGGTTAGGTACGAAATGGTATAGACGGGACAAAGATGAAGCGCTGAAAAAATTTATAAACTACACACACCTGTTTGGGTTGGGTGTTCCCACAGGTGTCCGGTTGAAAGGGGAACAGGACGGAACGGAAGACTATCGCAGCATCGCCAAGCGATTCTCTGGATTGGGAGCGATGGCGCTGGCCTCATTCGGTCAGGCCCAACGTTATACCACATTGCAGCTGGCACAGTATGCGGCCACTTTGGCCAACAAAGGGGTGCGGTTACGTCCGCAGTTGGTGGAAAAAATAGTGGATGCAAACAATAAAGTGGTTGAAGAAACGAAACCGGAAGTGTTGAATCGCGCTACGATCAATCCTCAGTATTTTGATACGGTGACGAAGGGGATGGTGGCGGTTACCCAGCCCGGCGGAACTGCTGCTCAGCTGTTCAAAGGACTGCCGTTTCAGGTGGCCGCCAAGACCGGTACGTCGGAGCAGGATATTCCGGGACGCGGCCGGGTGGAAAACTCCGTATTCATTGCCTTTGCTCCTGCCGACAATCCGCAGATCGCTGTAGCCGTCGTTGTACCGGAAGGCGGATACGGTGCGGTGGGGGCCGGCCCGATTGCGGAAAAGATGATACAACTGTATTACCAGCGGTTCATGCAGAACCAGGCCCGTTGA
- a CDS encoding S8 family peptidase, with amino-acid sequence MSYTHAEWIREHSKRMDGALRTHLIQRYQTLRRIPCFLHNLTTYVIHKLSRTRVLIKMSPSSTASLQWAKEWMYETGRPTMKYFHSIGMFATQLSMSQLQSLLEMPSVEKVYLDRKVHALLDTAVPSVGAPQVWSGGNEGEDVTIAIVDTGIHPHPDLTQPTNRIIAFKDFVKGKTNPYDDNGHGTHCAGCAAGNGYRSDGKYRGAAPKARLVGVKVLDKMGSGSLSTVIQGIQWCIDHRDEYGIRVISLSLGSTSHLSYKDDPVCQAVEEAWNHGITVVVAAGNEGPEPRTIASPGIHPRVITVGATDDHSTVDNSDNTIASFSSRGPTIDGIVKPDLVAPGSQITSLRVKRSYLDKMSPNSRVGDDYTSLSGTSMATPIVAGVTALLLTSDPALTPDQVKQQLLEKAQDLKFPENEQGRGQVSA; translated from the coding sequence GTGTCTTACACCCATGCCGAATGGATTCGCGAACACAGCAAGCGGATGGATGGTGCTTTACGTACCCATCTCATCCAACGGTATCAGACGCTTCGCCGTATCCCCTGTTTTTTGCACAATCTGACCACCTATGTCATACACAAGCTGTCCCGTACCCGCGTACTCATCAAAATGTCTCCCTCTTCCACTGCCAGCCTGCAATGGGCAAAAGAGTGGATGTATGAAACTGGCCGTCCCACCATGAAATATTTCCACAGCATCGGGATGTTTGCCACCCAGCTGTCAATGTCCCAACTTCAGTCGCTTTTGGAAATGCCGTCAGTGGAAAAAGTATATTTAGACCGCAAGGTGCATGCACTTCTGGACACCGCCGTTCCTTCCGTCGGTGCTCCCCAAGTTTGGAGCGGAGGAAATGAGGGAGAGGATGTCACCATCGCCATAGTGGACACAGGCATCCATCCGCATCCCGATTTGACACAGCCGACCAACCGGATCATCGCTTTCAAGGACTTTGTCAAAGGAAAAACCAACCCTTACGACGATAACGGCCACGGCACACATTGCGCCGGATGTGCCGCCGGCAACGGATACCGTTCAGACGGTAAGTACAGGGGCGCCGCCCCTAAAGCCCGTTTGGTGGGAGTCAAGGTACTGGACAAAATGGGCTCCGGTAGCTTGTCCACCGTAATCCAAGGGATCCAGTGGTGCATCGATCATCGCGATGAATACGGTATTCGTGTGATTTCCTTGTCACTGGGCAGCACCAGCCATCTCTCCTATAAAGATGACCCGGTATGCCAGGCGGTGGAAGAAGCCTGGAATCACGGCATCACTGTCGTGGTCGCCGCCGGAAATGAAGGGCCCGAACCCAGAACCATCGCCAGTCCGGGCATCCATCCCCGGGTGATCACCGTCGGGGCCACCGATGACCACAGCACAGTAGACAATAGTGACAACACGATCGCCTCGTTTTCCAGCCGGGGGCCTACCATTGACGGGATCGTCAAGCCCGACCTCGTCGCTCCGGGCAGCCAAATCACTTCCTTGCGCGTAAAGCGTTCCTACCTGGACAAAATGTCTCCAAACAGCCGAGTGGGTGACGACTATACCTCCTTATCCGGCACGTCGATGGCCACCCCCATCGTCGCCGGTGTCACCGCCTTGCTTCTCACATCCGATCCCGCCCTCACCCCCGATCAGGTGAAACAACAACTGCTCGAAAAAGCACAAGATCTCAAGTTCCCGGAAAACGAACAAGGGCGGGGTCAGGTCAGCGCCTGA
- a CDS encoding S8 family peptidase, with protein sequence MKMPGWFNSPPPHRHDPRQNRFRKIFYVRKWNDPRTLMRYFRQMGCRSVRLLPQLGMVIGEFVHDHPRDSERYLGLEYIEPDIQVTITDPYVGAVISEQPYTVPWGVQQIEASRVWRISRGRAVRVAVIDTGIAHDHPAIRDNYQGGVNILSPIFSPYDYNGHGTHVAGTIAGRSNELGVLGVAPRAHLYAVKAFNRKGSANLSDLLSAINWCIENRMQVVNMSFGMDKASEALRHAIQLAHRRGIVMVAAAGNQGNRSMIDYPARYPETIAVTATGKNGQLASFSNLGEGTDLAAPGDKIRSAWLNSSTREMSGTSMAVPHVAGTVALMLYLRSELTPEQVRKILTQTCGPISGTDELGMVNAYRSVRVLVR encoded by the coding sequence ATGAAGATGCCGGGATGGTTTAATTCCCCGCCTCCTCACCGGCATGATCCGAGACAGAATCGATTTCGAAAGATATTTTATGTCAGGAAATGGAACGATCCGCGCACGTTGATGCGCTATTTTCGTCAGATGGGCTGCCGGTCGGTTCGGTTGTTGCCGCAACTGGGAATGGTGATAGGTGAGTTCGTTCATGATCATCCTCGCGATTCGGAACGCTATTTGGGCTTGGAATATATCGAACCCGACATCCAAGTGACGATCACCGATCCCTATGTGGGAGCGGTGATCTCGGAACAGCCTTATACCGTGCCCTGGGGTGTCCAGCAAATCGAGGCCAGTCGCGTATGGAGAATCAGTAGGGGACGTGCGGTGAGGGTAGCAGTGATCGATACCGGGATCGCTCATGATCATCCGGCGATCCGGGACAACTATCAGGGGGGCGTCAACATTTTGTCTCCCATTTTTTCTCCGTATGATTACAATGGTCACGGTACCCACGTCGCGGGAACAATCGCCGGACGGTCCAACGAGCTGGGGGTATTGGGGGTGGCGCCGCGGGCCCATCTGTATGCGGTCAAAGCGTTCAACCGAAAGGGAAGCGCCAATCTGTCCGACTTGTTGAGTGCGATCAATTGGTGCATTGAAAACCGGATGCAGGTCGTCAACATGAGCTTTGGAATGGACAAGGCGAGCGAGGCGCTTCGCCACGCGATCCAATTGGCACACAGGCGGGGTATCGTGATGGTGGCCGCGGCGGGCAATCAGGGAAACCGGTCGATGATAGACTATCCGGCCCGCTACCCGGAAACGATCGCGGTGACGGCTACGGGGAAAAACGGGCAGTTGGCTTCCTTCAGCAATTTGGGGGAAGGGACGGATCTGGCGGCACCGGGGGACAAAATTCGTTCCGCATGGTTGAACAGTTCGACCCGCGAGATGAGCGGAACGTCGATGGCGGTGCCCCACGTGGCCGGTACAGTGGCCCTGATGTTGTATCTGCGTTCCGAATTGACGCCGGAACAGGTGCGAAAAATCCTCACCCAGACGTGTGGGCCGATCAGCGGCACGGATGAGTTGGGGATGGTGAATGCGTATCGTAGTGTGCGTGTATTGGTTCGGTAA
- a CDS encoding class I SAM-dependent methyltransferase: MAAAGGKVTVLDISENQLRQDRFVAEREGLSIRTVKGDMTNLEAFCDEEFDLIIHPVSNLFVKDIQKVWNEIFRVLKQGGTLISGFMNPVFFDWEL; encoded by the coding sequence TTGGCAGCAGCCGGTGGGAAAGTAACCGTTCTGGATATCTCCGAAAACCAACTCCGTCAGGATCGCTTTGTAGCTGAGCGTGAAGGCCTTTCCATCAGAACCGTCAAAGGGGATATGACGAATCTGGAGGCATTCTGTGACGAAGAGTTTGATTTGATTATTCATCCGGTTTCCAATCTGTTTGTGAAAGACATTCAAAAAGTTTGGAATGAAATATTTCGTGTGCTGAAGCAAGGCGGCACACTCATCAGCGGATTCATGAATCCTGTATTTTTTGACTGGGAGCTTTAA
- a CDS encoding SDR family oxidoreductase, translating into MNSLDLFRLEGKTAIVTGGGRGLGQHMAEGLAEAGAKVVLCSRNLEACQEVKEAIEAKGGEALALACDVTNPDEVERVVATTEEAFGSVDIVVNNSGTTWGAPPEEMPVDRFERVMDVNVKGTFLMTQAAGRRMIQRGTGGRIINIASVAGLVGGHPEYMQTVGYNASKGAVITMTKDLAVNWARHNIQVNAIAPGWFPSKMSRPLLDRHGERMLSHIPMARFGKPEDLKGVVVFLASPAAAYITGQVIVVDGGLTAW; encoded by the coding sequence TTGAATAGTCTCGATTTGTTTCGCTTGGAAGGAAAAACGGCCATCGTCACCGGAGGTGGGCGAGGATTGGGGCAGCATATGGCGGAAGGCCTAGCAGAGGCCGGAGCCAAGGTGGTTCTATGTTCCCGCAATTTGGAGGCATGCCAAGAGGTAAAGGAAGCAATTGAAGCCAAGGGGGGAGAGGCTCTCGCTCTCGCCTGCGACGTCACCAACCCGGATGAGGTGGAACGGGTGGTGGCTACCACGGAGGAGGCCTTCGGTTCCGTCGACATCGTTGTTAACAATAGCGGGACCACTTGGGGGGCACCGCCGGAGGAGATGCCGGTCGATCGATTTGAACGGGTGATGGATGTCAACGTGAAAGGGACCTTTTTGATGACCCAGGCGGCGGGGAGAAGGATGATCCAGAGGGGAACGGGAGGGCGGATCATCAATATTGCTTCCGTGGCCGGACTGGTGGGAGGCCACCCGGAATACATGCAGACTGTTGGCTACAATGCCAGCAAAGGTGCGGTGATCACGATGACCAAAGATCTTGCGGTCAACTGGGCCCGTCACAATATCCAGGTGAACGCCATCGCTCCCGGCTGGTTCCCCAGCAAAATGTCCCGGCCGCTCTTGGATCGGCATGGAGAGCGGATGCTCTCTCATATCCCCATGGCCCGGTTCGGCAAGCCGGAGGATCTGAAGGGAGTCGTTGTCTTTTTGGCTTCCCCCGCTGCCGCCTACATAACTGGCCAGGTAATCGTGGTGGATGGTGGCTTGACAGCCTGGTAA
- a CDS encoding sigma-54 interaction domain-containing protein translates to MGKSQHVLLKNWFSILDHLDEIFLFIGNDTEILHANSAYSRLIGVPRDKVIGRRLSDIEPKARIIEVLETERPVYHDYSYIESVGMDIVGNSFPVYDEGEKVGAIGIFRPVSLFSSDSSLPSTPIWCKKEKAAEGGDPFSRLIGESRELRNVIYIAKKVAQTDTTVLLRGETGVGKEVFAKAIHEASPFSDGPFIALNMASIPETLIESELFGYEAGAFTGAQKGGKPGLIELAEGGTLFLDEIGEISPMLQSKLLRVLQEREVIRVGGTKARPVRFRLIAATNRDLESMVENGKFRPDFYYRISVIPIHLPPLRERSSDVLLLAEHFKRQLEERHGRQKAFSPRVLDMIKRYSWPGNVRELQSCIEYMYVLSEGQLLDVQHLPQHIWESVKGGQIAICESGEEALTPPVKKKVPSKANLKEVMEQVEKEMIIKALRESRTKTEAIQRLGMSRKGFYMKLKKYQLSF, encoded by the coding sequence ATGGGCAAGAGTCAGCATGTGTTGCTAAAAAATTGGTTCAGTATCTTGGACCATTTGGATGAGATTTTCCTGTTTATCGGCAACGATACGGAGATCCTTCATGCCAACAGTGCCTATTCCCGGCTGATTGGCGTCCCTAGGGACAAGGTGATCGGCAGGCGTTTATCCGACATCGAGCCCAAAGCGCGGATCATTGAGGTGCTGGAGACGGAGCGGCCAGTCTATCACGATTACTCCTATATCGAATCTGTGGGCATGGATATCGTGGGCAATAGTTTTCCCGTCTACGACGAAGGAGAAAAAGTGGGAGCAATCGGCATTTTTCGCCCAGTTTCGCTGTTTTCATCCGACTCCTCCCTCCCGTCTACCCCCATATGGTGCAAGAAGGAAAAGGCAGCGGAGGGAGGGGACCCCTTCAGTCGCTTGATCGGCGAGAGCCGGGAGTTGAGAAATGTGATTTACATCGCGAAGAAGGTGGCCCAGACGGATACCACCGTGCTCCTCAGAGGAGAGACCGGGGTAGGGAAAGAGGTGTTTGCAAAGGCGATCCATGAAGCCAGCCCCTTCTCTGACGGCCCCTTTATCGCACTCAATATGGCTTCAATCCCGGAAACCCTGATCGAATCGGAGCTTTTCGGCTATGAGGCCGGCGCATTTACAGGAGCACAAAAGGGCGGAAAGCCTGGTCTGATTGAGTTGGCTGAGGGCGGGACGCTGTTTTTGGACGAAATCGGTGAAATCAGCCCTATGCTCCAATCCAAGTTGCTCCGAGTGCTCCAAGAGCGGGAAGTGATCCGGGTAGGGGGGACAAAAGCCCGACCTGTCCGTTTCCGCCTCATCGCCGCCACCAACCGCGATCTGGAGTCCATGGTGGAAAACGGGAAGTTCCGTCCCGATTTTTACTACCGGATCAGTGTTATCCCCATCCACCTCCCGCCCCTCAGGGAACGTTCTTCTGATGTGCTCCTGTTAGCAGAGCACTTCAAGCGGCAGCTGGAGGAACGGCACGGTCGGCAGAAAGCCTTCTCTCCGCGGGTCCTGGACATGATTAAAAGGTATTCCTGGCCTGGCAACGTGCGAGAGCTACAAAGCTGTATCGAGTACATGTACGTCCTCTCCGAAGGGCAGCTTCTGGATGTTCAGCACTTGCCGCAGCACATCTGGGAGTCTGTCAAAGGTGGTCAAATTGCCATTTGTGAGAGCGGAGAAGAAGCCCTAACACCTCCCGTTAAAAAGAAAGTTCCTTCTAAAGCAAACCTGAAAGAGGTCATGGAGCAGGTAGAGAAAGAGATGATCATTAAGGCCCTACGGGAATCCAGAACCAAGACGGAAGCCATCCAACGTTTGGGTATGAGCCGCAAAGGATTCTATATGAAGCTGAAAAAATATCAGCTTTCCTTCTGA